The following coding sequences lie in one Prionailurus viverrinus isolate Anna chromosome X, UM_Priviv_1.0, whole genome shotgun sequence genomic window:
- the LOC125157104 gene encoding endogenous retrovirus group K member 7 Env polyprotein-like: MKVYLLLQPPYWMLPVNVTGPWYPNYGMQFALEISKRLRRTRRFLGLLIAGLIVAVTVIASATVSVISLHESAQTASHVNELAHNVSKVFATQERIDRKLEAQLEALQEALIYLGDQFAVLRTRLSIICHDAYKHICVTPLEYTNMTWGQVRRHLQGVWHDTNTSLDLLQLQEEINAIASSSLSFPDPGDLAGTILHQLNGFNPFNILQHSFWIFIGIVSEISVILVLLCCFWRWGLTAFTTYQARMHMLQLQTIGGNVGVSARLRPG, translated from the coding sequence ATGAAGGTTTATCTGCTCTTACAACCTCCCTATTGGATGTTGCCAGTAAATGTTACAGGACCTTGGTATCCTAATTATGGAATGCAATTTGCCTTAGAAATCAGTAAACGGCTGCGCAGGACCAGACGGTTTCTTGGACTCTTGATTGCTGGACTCATAGTAGCAGTGACTGTAATTGCCTCTGCAACTGTATCTGTAATATCCTTACATGAAAGTGCCCAAACAGCATCCCATGTAAATGAATTGGCTCATAATGTATCCAAGGTGTTTGCCACTCAAGAGAGAATAGACCGTAAATTGGAAGCCCAATTGGAGGCACTACAAGAAGCATTGATATATCTTGGTGATCAGTTTGCTGTTTTGCGTACCAGACTTTCTATAATTTGTCATGATGCATATAAGCATATCTGTGTTACCCCTTTAGAGTATACTAATATGACATGGGGACAAGTGCGTCGTCATTTACAAGGGGTTTGGCATGACACTAACACTAGCTTAGACCTCTTACAGCTACAAGAAGAGATAAATGCTATTGCAAGTAGCTCACTCAGTTTCCCTGACCCTGGGGATCTCGCTGGAACCATACTGCACCAACTTAATGGGTTTAATCCATTTAATATTCTTCAGCATTCCTTTTGGATCTTTATTGGAATTGTCTCTGAAATATCTGTTATACTTGTCTTGCTGTGTTGTTTCTGGAGATGGGGTCTCACTGCCTTTACCACGTACCAAGCCAGGATGCACATGTTGCAATTACAAACAATAGGGGGAAATGTGGGAGTgagtgccaggctgagaccgggttgA